In Ptychodera flava strain L36383 chromosome 17, AS_Pfla_20210202, whole genome shotgun sequence, one genomic interval encodes:
- the LOC139115932 gene encoding uncharacterized protein isoform X2, which produces MALPEDVQWSEAHYTTKQIVEHFRLPKIFKVTRGAHETDDRDTLENLQVIRIHQVYKQRRAIATDERGRHYSIPVDYDIPFETLPVNSSRPEPQYLSEILRDNNLPKKVQFSNQMQLDAWFIDSNVKVDSNFGTLTLTKVYEESYLHTNAINDGDLDVEIILIPAFTKSHFCVAEGLRSGDDKQWAEIVERYNAIAEQKVDFGSKTGNTDISVYRPGSTEGNRQDYANIEPSQHIRVRSRKSRLYENNLNTGSEKPAMEQKKVDPKLAQRPLPPSPVKGAPTRQPIRPLSDTDDGVTLVKREPRKEIPKNDFEKKKKATKTTQKAEKNRLGPKKGSKSDKKFKSLDEVPSDLTKLSVVQVGNLLQLLDLESLVSVFEEREIDGFALKQLTVNHLTDKMGVAKVDALNLTVFVMENHKQKKKKFSFF; this is translated from the exons ATGGCATTGCCCGAAGACGTCCAGTGGTCGGAAGCCCactacacaacaaaacaaatcgTCGAGCATTTCCGTCTCCcgaaaattttcaaagtgacCCGAGGAGCGCACGAAACGGACGACAGGGACACGCTTGAAAACCTCCAG GTCATTAGAATTCACCAAGTTTATAAGCAGAGGAGAGCGATAGCAACGGACGAGAGAGGTCGCCATTACAGCATCCCAGTGGACTACGATATTCCCTTTGAGACTTTGCCAGTCAACTCATCAA GGCCGGAGCCTCAGTACCTCTCCGAGATACTTCGCGACAACAACCTGCCGAAGAAAGTCCAGTTTTCGAATCAGATGCAACTGGACGCATGGTTCATCGACAGCAACGTCAAAGTGGACTCCAATTTCGGCacattgaccttgacaaaggTTTACGAGGAATCGTACCTGCACACCAACGCCATTAACGACG GTGACCTGGACGTGGAGATCATCTTGATTCCGGCGTTCACCAAATCACATTTTTGTGTTGCCGAGGGGCTACGGAGCGGCGACGACAAACAGTGGGCCGAAATCGTAGAACGGTACAACGCCATAGCGGAACAGAAAGTGGATTTCGGCTCAAAAACAGGAAACACGG ATATTTCAGTGTACCGACCTGGTAGCACAGAAGGAAACCGACAAGACTACGCTAACATCGAACCCAGCCAACACATACGGGTAAGATCACGCAAGTCTCGCCTTTACGAGAACAACCTAAATACTGGAAGCGAGAAACCTGCTATGGAACAAAAAAAGGTTGATCCGAAACTGGCGCAGAGGCCTCTGCCGCCCTCACCGGTCAAAGGCGCCCCCACGCGGCAGCCTATACGGCCACTCTCGGACACAGACGACGGAGTCACGCTTGTGAAACGGGAACCGCGGAAGGAAATCCCGAAGAATGACTtcgaaaagaagaaaaaagcgACGAAAACAACTCAAAAGGCCGAAAAGAATAGGCTAGGACCTAAGAAAGGTAGCAAATCagacaaaaaattcaaatctctGGATGAAGTGCCGTCGGATTTGACAAAGCTCTCGGTCGTCCAAGTAGGGAATCTACTCCAGTTGCTGGACTTGGAATCACTAGTGAGTGTTTTCGAAGAACGGGAAATAGACGGGTTTGCATTGAAGCAACTCACTGTCAATCATCTGACCGATAAAATGGGCGTGGCTAAAGTAGATGCCTTGAACCTTACAGTATTCGTCATGGAAAACcataaacaaaagaagaaaaagttttctttcttctAA
- the LOC139115932 gene encoding uncharacterized protein isoform X1, with protein MALPEDVQWSEAHYTTKQIVEHFRLPKIFKVTRGAHETDDRDTLENLQVIRIHQVYKQRRAIATDERGRHYSIPVDYDIPFETLPVNSSTGPEPQYLSEILRDNNLPKKVQFSNQMQLDAWFIDSNVKVDSNFGTLTLTKVYEESYLHTNAINDGDLDVEIILIPAFTKSHFCVAEGLRSGDDKQWAEIVERYNAIAEQKVDFGSKTGNTDISVYRPGSTEGNRQDYANIEPSQHIRVRSRKSRLYENNLNTGSEKPAMEQKKVDPKLAQRPLPPSPVKGAPTRQPIRPLSDTDDGVTLVKREPRKEIPKNDFEKKKKATKTTQKAEKNRLGPKKGSKSDKKFKSLDEVPSDLTKLSVVQVGNLLQLLDLESLVSVFEEREIDGFALKQLTVNHLTDKMGVAKVDALNLTVFVMENHKQKKKKFSFF; from the exons ATGGCATTGCCCGAAGACGTCCAGTGGTCGGAAGCCCactacacaacaaaacaaatcgTCGAGCATTTCCGTCTCCcgaaaattttcaaagtgacCCGAGGAGCGCACGAAACGGACGACAGGGACACGCTTGAAAACCTCCAG GTCATTAGAATTCACCAAGTTTATAAGCAGAGGAGAGCGATAGCAACGGACGAGAGAGGTCGCCATTACAGCATCCCAGTGGACTACGATATTCCCTTTGAGACTTTGCCAGTCAACTCATCAA CAGGGCCGGAGCCTCAGTACCTCTCCGAGATACTTCGCGACAACAACCTGCCGAAGAAAGTCCAGTTTTCGAATCAGATGCAACTGGACGCATGGTTCATCGACAGCAACGTCAAAGTGGACTCCAATTTCGGCacattgaccttgacaaaggTTTACGAGGAATCGTACCTGCACACCAACGCCATTAACGACG GTGACCTGGACGTGGAGATCATCTTGATTCCGGCGTTCACCAAATCACATTTTTGTGTTGCCGAGGGGCTACGGAGCGGCGACGACAAACAGTGGGCCGAAATCGTAGAACGGTACAACGCCATAGCGGAACAGAAAGTGGATTTCGGCTCAAAAACAGGAAACACGG ATATTTCAGTGTACCGACCTGGTAGCACAGAAGGAAACCGACAAGACTACGCTAACATCGAACCCAGCCAACACATACGGGTAAGATCACGCAAGTCTCGCCTTTACGAGAACAACCTAAATACTGGAAGCGAGAAACCTGCTATGGAACAAAAAAAGGTTGATCCGAAACTGGCGCAGAGGCCTCTGCCGCCCTCACCGGTCAAAGGCGCCCCCACGCGGCAGCCTATACGGCCACTCTCGGACACAGACGACGGAGTCACGCTTGTGAAACGGGAACCGCGGAAGGAAATCCCGAAGAATGACTtcgaaaagaagaaaaaagcgACGAAAACAACTCAAAAGGCCGAAAAGAATAGGCTAGGACCTAAGAAAGGTAGCAAATCagacaaaaaattcaaatctctGGATGAAGTGCCGTCGGATTTGACAAAGCTCTCGGTCGTCCAAGTAGGGAATCTACTCCAGTTGCTGGACTTGGAATCACTAGTGAGTGTTTTCGAAGAACGGGAAATAGACGGGTTTGCATTGAAGCAACTCACTGTCAATCATCTGACCGATAAAATGGGCGTGGCTAAAGTAGATGCCTTGAACCTTACAGTATTCGTCATGGAAAACcataaacaaaagaagaaaaagttttctttcttctAA
- the LOC139115933 gene encoding uncharacterized protein isoform X2: MSTMAKIQDIAWSPRTYELKEVIRECRFPVLVKVTTGFYASNEIDSIANEQILRIHRLQRQQRVIAMDKRGRYFSIPVQYRFSKFDLLRNGYPGTLDKTVINIPMYSKLCVVTGQGLRSGNRDKWKKMCAIFDNAVKKKVNFDKSPGNLDISLFSQGNLNTLEQNFYEELEPYGTLTITPRSGGSRTSRDAQTNPPKLPERPASIKRSPDGFRATAPSPVYVPSLSPSRVEEMKVGRYNLYNSSPFRRHDGRPSTFSAATAASSGLTPGKFKAVKIDGNLERKHKQRRTRTDDENRNIRPVQSLRVRKKVSFFLDDIPQIESNEYETLRQSFPVDIPPPDYDMNSMERQPAPDYDMDAIDGRKINSTTSGQVEKQDSEGAGYLVPPPPVNSERHPSPSRNSSAKDSKDTVEQGPSMSQLLAELTVAQKRLKKVNPESPQNGQQNASEQGS; this comes from the exons ATGAGCACAATGGCAAAAATCCAGGACATTGCCTGGTCACCCCGGACGTATGAGTTAAAGGAAGTCATACGTGAGTGTAGATTTCCTGTCCTGGTGAAAGTGACCACAGGATTTTACGCTTCAAATGAAATAGACAGCATTGCAAATGAACAG ATTCTACGGATTCATCGGCTCCAACGACAACAGAGAGTCATCGCAATGGACAAGAGAGGGCGCTACTTCAGCATACCGGTCCAGTACAGATTCAGCAAATTTGACTTACTCAGAAATGGTTATCCCG GTACTCTCGACAAGACTGTCATCAACATACCGATGTACTCAAAGCTCTGTGTAGTCACCGGTCAAGGCTTACGAAGTGGTAACCGAGACAAGTGGAAGAAAATGTGTGCTATCTTTGACAACGCCGTGAAGAAGAAGGTCAACTTCGACAAGTCGCCCGGAAATCTTG ATATCTCGCTGTTTTCGCAAGGCAATCTGAATACACTCGAGCAGAATTTCTACGAAGAACTTGAACCGTACGGGACTCTGACAATCACGCCGAGGTCGGGAGGATCAAGGACTTCAAGAGATGCTCAAACGAACCCTCCGAAGTTGCCAGAAAGGCCCGCAAGCATCAAGAGATCGCCCGATGGCTTTCGTGCAACAGCGCCATCACCGGTATACGTACCGAGTCTGTCGCCCTCTAGGGTCGAAGAAATGAAAGTTGGGCGATATAACTTGTACAATTCCTCCCCGTTTCGTCGACACGACGGCCGACCTTCTACGTTTTCGGCGGCGACAGCGGCATCGAGTGGCTTAACTCCTGGTAAATTCAAGGCGGTAAAAATCGACGGGAACTTGGAAAGAAAACACAAGCAGAGACGAACGAGAACGGACGATGAGAACAGGAATATACGACCAGTACAAAGCCTACGAGTTCGCAAGAAAGTGTCCTTCTTTCTGGATGATATTCCACAGATAGAATCAAACGAGTACGAGACATTGCGACAGAGTTTTCCGGTCGACATCCCACCACCGGATTACGATATGAACTCCATGGAAAGGCAACCGGCTCCAGATTACGACATGGACGCCATCGATGGAAGAAAGATCAACTCAACGACGTCCGGCCAAGTTGAAAAGCAGGACAGTGAAGGGGCAGGATATCTGGTACCGCCCCCACCTGTTAATTCTGAAAGACACCCTAGCCCATCAAGAAATTCGTCGGCGAAAGATTCAAAGGACACCGTCGAACAAGGCCCAAGTATGTCTCAATTACTGGCTGAGCTTACCGTGGCTCAAAAAAGATTGAAGAAAGTGAACCCGGAGTCCCCCCAAAATGGACAACAAAACGCGAGCGAGCAGGGCTCGTAG
- the LOC139115933 gene encoding uncharacterized protein isoform X1, which translates to MSTMAKIQDIAWSPRTYELKEVIRECRFPVLVKVTTGFYASNEIDSIANEQILRIHRLQRQQRVIAMDKRGRYFSIPVQYRFSKFDLLRNGYPEGASRHLWEIVEGNALPLDVRFASQNELVFGLKYIDDSVRLGDNFGKLTLIKMYEEHYLQSNAINDGTLDKTVINIPMYSKLCVVTGQGLRSGNRDKWKKMCAIFDNAVKKKVNFDKSPGNLDISLFSQGNLNTLEQNFYEELEPYGTLTITPRSGGSRTSRDAQTNPPKLPERPASIKRSPDGFRATAPSPVYVPSLSPSRVEEMKVGRYNLYNSSPFRRHDGRPSTFSAATAASSGLTPGKFKAVKIDGNLERKHKQRRTRTDDENRNIRPVQSLRVRKKVSFFLDDIPQIESNEYETLRQSFPVDIPPPDYDMNSMERQPAPDYDMDAIDGRKINSTTSGQVEKQDSEGAGYLVPPPPVNSERHPSPSRNSSAKDSKDTVEQGPSMSQLLAELTVAQKRLKKVNPESPQNGQQNASEQGS; encoded by the exons ATGAGCACAATGGCAAAAATCCAGGACATTGCCTGGTCACCCCGGACGTATGAGTTAAAGGAAGTCATACGTGAGTGTAGATTTCCTGTCCTGGTGAAAGTGACCACAGGATTTTACGCTTCAAATGAAATAGACAGCATTGCAAATGAACAG ATTCTACGGATTCATCGGCTCCAACGACAACAGAGAGTCATCGCAATGGACAAGAGAGGGCGCTACTTCAGCATACCGGTCCAGTACAGATTCAGCAAATTTGACTTACTCAGAAATGGTTATCCCG AGGGCGCCTCCAGGCACTTGTGGGAAATTGTCGAAGGGAATGCGCTTCCGTTGGACGTGCGATTTGCTTCTCAAAACGAGCTGGTCTTTGGTTTGAAGTATATAGACGACAGCGTCAGACTTGGCGACAATTTTGGTAAACTGACACTGATCAAAATGTATGAGGAACACTATTTACAAAGCAATGCGATTAATGACG GTACTCTCGACAAGACTGTCATCAACATACCGATGTACTCAAAGCTCTGTGTAGTCACCGGTCAAGGCTTACGAAGTGGTAACCGAGACAAGTGGAAGAAAATGTGTGCTATCTTTGACAACGCCGTGAAGAAGAAGGTCAACTTCGACAAGTCGCCCGGAAATCTTG ATATCTCGCTGTTTTCGCAAGGCAATCTGAATACACTCGAGCAGAATTTCTACGAAGAACTTGAACCGTACGGGACTCTGACAATCACGCCGAGGTCGGGAGGATCAAGGACTTCAAGAGATGCTCAAACGAACCCTCCGAAGTTGCCAGAAAGGCCCGCAAGCATCAAGAGATCGCCCGATGGCTTTCGTGCAACAGCGCCATCACCGGTATACGTACCGAGTCTGTCGCCCTCTAGGGTCGAAGAAATGAAAGTTGGGCGATATAACTTGTACAATTCCTCCCCGTTTCGTCGACACGACGGCCGACCTTCTACGTTTTCGGCGGCGACAGCGGCATCGAGTGGCTTAACTCCTGGTAAATTCAAGGCGGTAAAAATCGACGGGAACTTGGAAAGAAAACACAAGCAGAGACGAACGAGAACGGACGATGAGAACAGGAATATACGACCAGTACAAAGCCTACGAGTTCGCAAGAAAGTGTCCTTCTTTCTGGATGATATTCCACAGATAGAATCAAACGAGTACGAGACATTGCGACAGAGTTTTCCGGTCGACATCCCACCACCGGATTACGATATGAACTCCATGGAAAGGCAACCGGCTCCAGATTACGACATGGACGCCATCGATGGAAGAAAGATCAACTCAACGACGTCCGGCCAAGTTGAAAAGCAGGACAGTGAAGGGGCAGGATATCTGGTACCGCCCCCACCTGTTAATTCTGAAAGACACCCTAGCCCATCAAGAAATTCGTCGGCGAAAGATTCAAAGGACACCGTCGAACAAGGCCCAAGTATGTCTCAATTACTGGCTGAGCTTACCGTGGCTCAAAAAAGATTGAAGAAAGTGAACCCGGAGTCCCCCCAAAATGGACAACAAAACGCGAGCGAGCAGGGCTCGTAG
- the LOC139115934 gene encoding monocarboxylate transporter 12-like isoform X2, translating to MKGATPGDPPDGGWGWMVVMAAFFGFLIGAGSRLSFGVLFVAFLDAFGESNVATAWIHGIFSIVYALSTSYGVALSKRFGHRKTVMAAGVLASSGIFASAFATKLHHLYITYGILTAIGLGLTYALYIVMVSAYFSRRFTIAIGLAMAGTGAGLFVFSVTTQLLVDHYGWRGSLIILSGIASHVCVVGALLRPVKGGHAYEPQREVQEEALRVGIQYDYSDANTSELNTVNVEVDASRDPTVGASDAVNSRCNRKCARHLKSCLSAAYDFSLFKNPTFLVLSIIIIGQTIGIKGSETCT from the exons ATGAAAGGAGCGACGCCAGGGGACCCTCCGGACGGTGGATGGGGATGGATGGTTGTCATGGCAGCATTCTTTGGATTCTTAATCGGTGCCGGTAGTCGGCTGTCATTCGGAGTTCTCTTTGTCGCATTCTTGGACGCATTTGGTGAATCAAATGTAGCAACAG CTTGGATACATGGCATATTTAGCATTGTCTACGCGTTATCTACAAGCTATGGCGTGGCCTTGTCTAAAAGATTCGGTCACAGGAAAACTGTCATGGCAGCAGGCGTCTTGGCGTCGTCGGGAATCTTTGCAAGTGCTTTCGCGACAAAGTTGCATCACTTGTACATTACCTATGGAATCCTGACGG CGATCGGACTGGGCCTCACTTATGCGCTATACATTGTAATGGTAAGCGCATATTTTAGCAGGCGTTTCACCATCGCTATTGGCTTAGCCATGGCGGGAACCGGTGCTGGACTGTTTGTGTTCAGTGTCACGACACAGCTGTTAGTAGACCACTATGGTTGGAGAGGATCCTTAATTATTCTATCCGGGATAGCGTCGCACGTGTGTGTAGTTGGCGCCCTCCTGCGACCTGTAAAAGGTGGACATGCATATGAACCACAGAGGGAAGTACAGGAGGAGGCGCTGAGGGTGGGAATCCAATACGACTATTCAGATGCGAACACGTCAGAATTGAACACTGTTAACGTTGAGGTGGATGCATCACGTGACCCGACAGTTGGTGCAAGTGACGCAGTTAATTCAAGATGTAACAGAAAATGCGCACGCCATCTGAAGTCATGTTTGAGCGCAGCGTACGATTTCTCATTATTCAAGAATCCAACGTTCTTGGTGTTGTCGATCATCATTATCGGACAGACCATTGGAATTAAAGGAA GTGAAACGTGCACGTGA
- the LOC139115934 gene encoding monocarboxylate transporter 12-like isoform X1, with amino-acid sequence MKGATPGDPPDGGWGWMVVMAAFFGFLIGAGSRLSFGVLFVAFLDAFGESNVATAWIHGIFSIVYALSTSYGVALSKRFGHRKTVMAAGVLASSGIFASAFATKLHHLYITYGILTAIGLGLTYALYIVMVSAYFSRRFTIAIGLAMAGTGAGLFVFSVTTQLLVDHYGWRGSLIILSGIASHVCVVGALLRPVKGGHAYEPQREVQEEALRVGIQYDYSDANTSELNTVNVEVDASRDPTVGASDAVNSRCNRKCARHLKSCLSAAYDFSLFKNPTFLVLSIIIIGQTIGIKGSSVHLESAILLICNQSGHTALFSCKTREHRNWSHTILSSKRVIPGTGNNTAIVRAH; translated from the exons ATGAAAGGAGCGACGCCAGGGGACCCTCCGGACGGTGGATGGGGATGGATGGTTGTCATGGCAGCATTCTTTGGATTCTTAATCGGTGCCGGTAGTCGGCTGTCATTCGGAGTTCTCTTTGTCGCATTCTTGGACGCATTTGGTGAATCAAATGTAGCAACAG CTTGGATACATGGCATATTTAGCATTGTCTACGCGTTATCTACAAGCTATGGCGTGGCCTTGTCTAAAAGATTCGGTCACAGGAAAACTGTCATGGCAGCAGGCGTCTTGGCGTCGTCGGGAATCTTTGCAAGTGCTTTCGCGACAAAGTTGCATCACTTGTACATTACCTATGGAATCCTGACGG CGATCGGACTGGGCCTCACTTATGCGCTATACATTGTAATGGTAAGCGCATATTTTAGCAGGCGTTTCACCATCGCTATTGGCTTAGCCATGGCGGGAACCGGTGCTGGACTGTTTGTGTTCAGTGTCACGACACAGCTGTTAGTAGACCACTATGGTTGGAGAGGATCCTTAATTATTCTATCCGGGATAGCGTCGCACGTGTGTGTAGTTGGCGCCCTCCTGCGACCTGTAAAAGGTGGACATGCATATGAACCACAGAGGGAAGTACAGGAGGAGGCGCTGAGGGTGGGAATCCAATACGACTATTCAGATGCGAACACGTCAGAATTGAACACTGTTAACGTTGAGGTGGATGCATCACGTGACCCGACAGTTGGTGCAAGTGACGCAGTTAATTCAAGATGTAACAGAAAATGCGCACGCCATCTGAAGTCATGTTTGAGCGCAGCGTACGATTTCTCATTATTCAAGAATCCAACGTTCTTGGTGTTGTCGATCATCATTATCGGACAGACCATTGGAATTAAAGGAAGTAGCGTACATCTTGAAAGTGCTATCCTTTTGATATGTAATCAATCAGGCCATACCGCTTTATTTTCTTGTAAAACGCGAGAACATAGAAACTGGAGCCACACAATTTTGTCTTCGAAAAGGGTTATCCCTGGAACGGGAAACAATACGGCGATCGTCCGAGCTCATTGA